The following is a genomic window from Segatella hominis.
TTCTTCTCGCCAAAGTTCTCCTCATACTCTATCTTGGAAATTTTGAAAGGGTTCATGGAAATAGGTTTTTCCTTACTGTAAGAGATATAAGTTCCCTCAAAGTAATGACAGATACCCTCATAGCTATCTCCAGTATCCACAATTACGATATCTGTATCTTGTTCAAAATACTGTCTCATCACGGTGTTCATAAAGAAACTCTTGCCGCTTCCAGAGGGACCAAGGACGAAGAAATTGGCATTGTTGGTATATTTAACCTTACCTTCTTTTCCTGTGGTGTCTATAGGCAATGGCACTCCTTGTCGGTCAGTATAGTAGCATTTCAAGGGTGAATCATCTCCTTTTTGCTGGTGCTCCTTATACATCAAACATAAGGCTGGCTCGGACAAGGTGAGGAACCTGTCATAATCCGGATTCAGCTTGAAGCAATTCCCAGGAAAGCTTGCCACGAAGAGTTCTAGCTGGTTATAGGCTCTCTTGGAAATGTGTATGTTGTGCTTGGAAAAGAGATTCTCCAAGGCATTTGTAGCCTTTTGGAAATCCTTACCTCCATCCAGTTTGATGACCATGTTATAGTGGGCATATACAAGCGTCTTGCCGTTGCGGGCTATTTCAGATTGCACCTTATTGATGTCCTCAACGGCAATCTGATTGTTAGAATTAGGAATGGAAGCATGTCTGTTCTTTTTCTTGTCCAGTTTCATCATCTCCTTTTTTTGGTTAGGAAGAAAGATGACCTGATTATATACCAAGGTATCTACATCACCAAGGCTATCTATGTTAGATAGTAAGTCTTCTGAGAAAGACGCATTGCCCACTTGATTCTCAGAGAAAGGACGAATCGTGCCAGGAAGTCCAGCTTGGTCCACATCCAAAAGACTATAGACCTTGACATGCTCGTTTCCCATACCTATTTCCTCGTTGGTAACCTTAAAGTTACTCATGGCTACTGTCTCATGCTTGAAGTCCATGGCAAAAAAGCGCTCGGTAAATTCCCTGCAATCTTCTGCGCTAAGGAAACTGCATTCCACATTGTAACCTGTTAAACGGTCCGCAACTTTCTGGAGCTTGACCAAGAAATCCTTCCATTTTGCACTATCATAGCTATGAATACTACCATTCTTACCTTTTTGGGTAACAATGAGATAAGTGAAATGCTCCGTATAAGTGCGTCCATTGAAGAAACGGAAATAAGAATCAGAAAGGAATCTTTTCGATGGATCTCTATCCTCCAAGGATGATATTTTTTTCATATCAAAGCGCTTGCGAACAAATATATCTTGCTTATGAAGGGCATAGCCTTCACCCAATATTTGCAGGATAGAGGCAAACAAAGTTGTGAAATCATAATAGCTGCTCTTCTCGGCAGAATACTTTCTTACGGGATTCGTCATTTTCAAGATGGCAGAATAGTCTCCTCCCTTTGTATAGACAATTCCCATATCATTTGTATCCTCCACGCTGAAATAAATGTCCTCAAATATCTTGGCTCTTTTACCTCCGGTGCCAAAGGCATAAACAGAAATGGCCATACCTATGGAGATAGCCACGAGGATTGTTATCACTGCGATTGCAACCATTGTTAGTTATTTTATTTGAAATTTAAATTTAATATTTATATGAATGGGCAAAGATAAAAATGCCCTTTGGCGTCTTTTTGGTATGGAGTCCCTTATGCTGCTTGATGAAAATCATGGTTCCACCCACACCTACCATCGTGGTAAGGAGAATGAGTCCTACCAA
Proteins encoded in this region:
- a CDS encoding TraG family conjugative transposon ATPase, which encodes MVAIAVITILVAISIGMAISVYAFGTGGKRAKIFEDIYFSVEDTNDMGIVYTKGGDYSAILKMTNPVRKYSAEKSSYYDFTTLFASILQILGEGYALHKQDIFVRKRFDMKKISSLEDRDPSKRFLSDSYFRFFNGRTYTEHFTYLIVTQKGKNGSIHSYDSAKWKDFLVKLQKVADRLTGYNVECSFLSAEDCREFTERFFAMDFKHETVAMSNFKVTNEEIGMGNEHVKVYSLLDVDQAGLPGTIRPFSENQVGNASFSEDLLSNIDSLGDVDTLVYNQVIFLPNQKKEMMKLDKKKNRHASIPNSNNQIAVEDINKVQSEIARNGKTLVYAHYNMVIKLDGGKDFQKATNALENLFSKHNIHISKRAYNQLELFVASFPGNCFKLNPDYDRFLTLSEPALCLMYKEHQQKGDDSPLKCYYTDRQGVPLPIDTTGKEGKVKYTNNANFFVLGPSGSGKSFFMNTVMRQYFEQDTDIVIVDTGDSYEGICHYFEGTYISYSKEKPISMNPFKISKIEYEENFGEKKNFLKSLIFQLFKGTDYPTKIEDTIINQTITEYYEEYFHPFEHFNAIERKQMKEIILLEDKKNGKYDQYEREFEEKMEQTLEQDSSIERNERLKSKLQALVVDSAATEGEKEAAQKQLQRLTPELVERNYLQRIERKIDKIERQRKNLKVAELSFNSYYEFALERIPQLILQQNIEFPIHDFAAILKPYYKGGEQENILNNDLDSTLFDEKFIVFEIDKVKDDPVLFPIIVLIIMDVFTQKMRIKKGRKCLVIEEAWKAIATPVMANYIKYLYKTARKHWAMVGVVTQEIQDITSSPIVKEAIVNNSDVFMLLDQSRFKDKFSEIKAALALTDNDCQKIFTINALDNKDNRSPFMEVFIKRGLVGDVFGVEEPPECYMAYTTEKQEKEALKLYKKMLRSNYQVALETYVRDWKLSGIKKPLEFAQLVLKEQKVFNFKDKKNHDA